The proteins below come from a single Amphiura filiformis unplaced genomic scaffold, Afil_fr2py scaffold_50, whole genome shotgun sequence genomic window:
- the LOC140144352 gene encoding uncharacterized protein produces MATYEESVEEDLTCPLCFELFVDPHTPKQLDCPHIECQICLELITDGWKPTIECPECRMVTHLTAEGIEGLKTNLRIRSLAEKHFSHVQKRKDSARKKQHVDSSGVPMCPNHSGEKVHFYCTTCKATACQACIVLKHEPRTRHDIKDVNELYAEQVEEMHMILVKAGKSTGQWEKAAREVEDQEENFKLLLLMEEQKIDTLIESVQEQGRRIKEEMRNRSAVHLQNFESKREELLQTASDITIAATNARKVKESTSCQDYVPKHDKIAKELLKKCSKKPHKLEDKYSKPEMVKFKPNPAGLNIGSVESTSARKLSTHERRKVSTTEMPEADQWSQEHASRRKSSTLERRKSSTPEAPQPDLVSQAHDISNLSLNERNTSNLARRESQSKPRKLSLIQEIKDCKRDLSGISAGSDGSLAVCSKYHGVIQLYHHDRINQQYQKKMHFKLPVRAYGPQDVTVLTNGDHLVPEWSVLKFHDKVGTHKGDIQTQAEGSNRSFSVVCVTSTPNKRVIAGDRDLCQITIHHSTDLTAFKIGTSPDRLAPILNTQVAIASREKGVCIVDIQSGKPVLNLSIPKAYAICYDKRTNCLLVGRINEKQQSEKKGVIEQYSCVNGDFVARIASGLIYPRAMAFLTENVLAVADANIVKIYNVTY; encoded by the coding sequence ATGGCTACTTATGAGGAGAGCGTTGAAGAGGACTTGACTTGTCCGCTTTGTTTTGAGTTGTTTGTTGATCCACATACACCCAAGCAATTGGATTGTCCACATATCGAGTGCCAAATATGTCTGGAACTGATCACGGATGGCTGGAAACCTACTATTGAATGCCCTGAATGCCGCATGGTGACTCATCTTACAGCGGAAGGAATAGAAGGACTCAAGACTAATCTACGTATACGGAGTCTAGCGGAGAAACATTTCAGCCATGTCCAAAAGCGTAAGGACAGCGCGCGGAAGAAGCAGCACGTCGACTCGAGTGGTGTACCAATGTGTCCGAATCATAGCGGTGAAAAGGTGCATTTTTATTGCACCACATGCAAGGCGACAGCATGCCAGGCTTGCATCGTATTAAAACATGAGCCGCGTACTAGACATGATATCAAAGATGTGAACGAGCTGTACGCGGAGCAAGTTGAGGAGATGCATATGATATTGGTAAAAGCCGGAAAGAGCACTGGGCAGTGGGAAAAAGCAGCACGCGAGGTGGAGGATCAGGAGGAAAACTTTAAACTGTTACTTCTCATGGAAGAGCAAAAGATTGATACACTGATTGAATCCGTGCAGGAACAAGGACGCAGAATCAAGGAAGAAATGCGTAACAGAAGCGCTGTGCATCTGCAGAACTTTGAAAGCAAGAGAGAGGAGCTGCTTCAGACTGCTAGTGATATCACAATTGCTGCTACTAACGCACGGAAAGTAAAGGAATCTACATCTTGTCAAGATTATGTGCCAAAACACGATAAGATTGCGAAGGAACTCCTTAAAAAGTGCTCTAAAAAGCCTCACAAGCTTGAAGATAAATACAGCAAACCTGAAATGGTGAAATTCAAACCTAACCCAGCCGGATTAAATATTGGATCAGTCGAGAGTACTTCTGCGCGTAAACTGAGTACACATGAGCGGCGTAAAGTTAGCACCACTGAGATGCCCGAGGCGGATCAATGGAGTCAGGAACATGCTTCCAGACGAAAATCAAGCACCCTTGAGCGTCGCAAATCAAGCACCCCTGAGGCACCACAGCCAGATCTTGTGAGTCAAGCACATGATATATCAAATTTGAGTTTAAATGAACGCAACACAAGTAATCTAGCTCGCAGAGAGTCGCAGAGTAAGCCAAGAAAGCTGAGTCTAATCCAAGAAATCAAAGACTGCAAACGCGATCTTTCTGGCATCTCGGCTGGCAGTGATGGCTCCCTAGCAGTTTGCTCAAAATACCATGGCGTCATTCAGCTGTACCATCACGACCGCATCAATCAACAATATCAGAAGAAAATGCACTTCAAACTTCCAGTGCGCGCGTATGGACCGCAAGACGTGACGGTGCTGACAAATGGCGATCACCTGGTGCCCGAATGGAGTGTATTGAAATTTCACGACAAAGTTGGTACGCATAAAGGTGACATTCAAACACAAGCTGAAGGAAGCAACAGAAGCTTCAGTGTTGTATGCGTCACGTCAACTCCAAATAAACGTGTCATTGCTGGAGATCGGGACTTATGTCAAATTACGATACATCATTCCACCGATTTGACCGCGTTCAAAATCGGCACGTCACCCGATCGTCTTGCTCCAATCTTGAATACTCAAGTCGCGATAGCTAGTCGTGAAAAAGGTGTATGTATTGTCGACATACAATCCGGCAAGCCAGTACTCAACCTGTCCATACCAAAAGCTTACGCAATTTGCTACGATAAGCGCACAAACTGCCTCCTTGTTGGAAGAATCAACGAGAAACAGCAGTCGGAGAAGAAAGGTGTGATCGAGCAGTACTCGTGCGTAAACGGTGACTTTGTGGCGCGGATAGCCAGTGGGTTGATATACCCTAGGGCAATGGCATTCTTGACGGAGAATGTACTTGCAGTTGCTGATGCCAACATAGTGAAGATATACAATGTGACTTATTAA